A stretch of Vigna angularis cultivar LongXiaoDou No.4 chromosome 4, ASM1680809v1, whole genome shotgun sequence DNA encodes these proteins:
- the LOC108330234 gene encoding homeobox protein knotted-1-like 2 codes for MENSLYNFYYSTTYTDRSTTMAPPPPIKAVFGKEEDVSKALRDKVASHPLFPHLLHAYIDCHKVGAPQDMADLFEGIKEEHSGVCQISESKSYHSFLGADPELDDFMVTFCDLLVKYKSDLSRPFNEATMFLSHMETQLHSICNDLAVSDNTLPQPAVGGSSGKDSKEGIKRIESKKTYEVEEVKDNLLSRYSGYITNLKHEFSRKKKKEKLPKEAKKILLAWWNIHFKWPYPTDADKVALAEWSGLEQKQVNNWFINQRKRHWKASEEMQVTILDGLYGPLHE; via the exons atggagAACAGCCTCTAcaacttttactattcaacaACTTACACAGACCGATCAACAACAATGGCTCCACCTCCGCCGATTAAGGCTGTCTTTGGGAAGGAAGAGGATGTTTCAAAAGCACTTCGTGATAAAGTAGCTTCTCACCCTCTATTTCCTCACCTCCTCCATGCCTACATCGATTGCCACAAG GTTGGAGCACCACAAGATATGGCAGACCTATTTGAAGGAATCAAAGAAGAGCACAGTGGGGTGTGTCAGATATCTGAATCTAAATCTTATCATAGCTTCTTGGGTGCTGATCCCGAACTTGATGATTTCATG GTAACGTTTTGCGATTTGCTGGTGAAGTACAAATCAGATCTTTCAAGACCCTTTAATGAGGCAACCATGTTCCTCAGCCACATGGAAACTCAGCTTCACTCCATCTGCAACGATCTTGCTGTCTCAGACAACACTCTTCCTCAACCTGCAG TTGGTGGATCATCTGGGAAAGATAGCAAGGAGGGAATTAAGAGAATTGAAAGCAAGAAGACATATGAAGTTGAAGAGGTGAAGGATAATCTTCTAAGTAGATATAGTGGTTACATTACTAATCTGAAGCATGAATTTTccagaaagaagaagaaagaaaagctaCCAAAAGAAGCAAAGAAAATCTTACTGGCATGGTGGAATATTCACTTTAAATGGCCATACCCAACG GATGCTGATAAGGTTGCCCTAGCTGAATGGAGTGGTTTGGAGCAGAAGCAAGTAAATAATTGGTTTATAAACCAAAGGAAACGGCATTGGAAAGCATCAGAAGAAATGCAGGTTACAATTTTGGATGGACTCTATGGACCCTTGCACGAGTGA